DNA from bacterium:
AGGCTGGTGAATATATGAATTGAGTCAATATTAAGCAATACAATTTACATTGAGCCAAAACCGAGATTGCAGATCCGCCTGGAGTTCCGGCACTGCCGGATGCAGCCTAAATTCAGAATTTGCAACCTGATGTTAAAGTCCTAAGGCATCTGAATTGTTCTGCAATGCTTTGATTACAAACCCGATATGTTCGTCCAGATCAACCAGTAATTCGACAGCTCCACGCGTAATATCTTCGCGATTTACTTTAGCGGCAAAGGCTTTATCCTTCATTTTCTTTCGTACGGATTTAACCTCCACTTCTTTCACGCTTCTGGACGGGCGCACATACGAAACGGCCGTAATGAAACCGCATAATTCATCGCATGCGAATAACGTTTTCTCAAGCAGCGAATCCCGCGTGACGCCCGTATAGTCGGCATGCGACATGATCGCGCGCCGTATATCGTCCGCATAACCTTTTTCTTTAAGAATAGAATTTCCTTTGTACGGATGGCCGTCCGGATCAACGGGATCGGGGAACCTCTCGTAATCAAAATCGTGGAGCAGC
Protein-coding regions in this window:
- a CDS encoding HD domain-containing protein, which gives rise to MTRDDAWQLLCEYTKGESLRKHALAVETAVRAYAKKFGEDEEKWGITALLHDFDYERFPDPVDPDGHPYKGNSILKEKGYADDIRRAIMSHADYTGVTRDSLLEKTLFACDELCGFITAVSYVRPSRSVKEVEVKSVRKKMKDKAFAAKVNREDITRGAVELLVDLDEHIGFVIKALQNNSDALGL